A genomic region of Ignavibacteria bacterium contains the following coding sequences:
- a CDS encoding T9SS type A sorting domain-containing protein, with translation MKKYCLLITYNIFLSTLYATAFAQNLFQVAVGGSGSDIAYTIIQTDDGGYVAAGSTNSFGAGLNDIYIVKINSNGLLLWTKTFGGSGADNANCIIQTSDGGYIVAGSTNSFGAGLLDVMVLKINFTGNLEWFKVFGGEDIDFANSIIQTSDNSYIIAGETYSFGSGGEDMYIIKLDSGGNFVWNKAIGGFGDDRASCIVPTFDGGYAVAGRTTSYGAGFNDVFIMKLNESGLVMWSKTVGTSTGDAAFSIIQTNDSGFVLGGHTEPSQSQHYLLKFNAIGTLEWTRYIASSSGFITKVPVIQTPDGGYALAGFTTIGSSGNDIIILKFLENGTPQWFKKIGGTGSDIGCSLIPITSGGFALAGYTSSYGSGGNDIFITKLDYNLNTCGNITFLSISSGSWGSVSSPTPIVTIPTLTITSHTPIIGSGGTLTSICNIVNISSQEIKAPNEFTLLQNYPNPFNPSTVIKFQIPNNEFVSLKIYDMLGHEVETLINEHLTSGTYEVEWNAEDYSSGIYFCKLQAEEYVEIKKMILMK, from the coding sequence ATGAAAAAATATTGTTTATTAATTACTTATAACATATTCCTTTCAACCCTTTATGCAACAGCTTTTGCACAAAACCTATTTCAAGTAGCTGTAGGAGGTTCTGGAAGTGATATTGCATATACTATAATACAAACTGATGATGGCGGGTATGTCGCTGCTGGTTCGACTAATTCTTTTGGGGCAGGTCTCAATGATATTTACATTGTAAAGATAAATTCTAATGGTTTACTTCTTTGGACGAAGACATTTGGAGGTTCTGGAGCGGATAATGCAAATTGTATCATTCAAACCTCAGATGGGGGGTATATAGTAGCCGGTTCTACAAATTCTTTTGGTGCGGGACTACTTGATGTTATGGTCTTGAAAATTAACTTTACCGGAAATCTTGAATGGTTCAAAGTTTTTGGAGGAGAAGATATTGACTTTGCTAACTCAATTATACAAACTTCAGATAATAGTTATATTATTGCAGGAGAAACGTATTCTTTCGGATCTGGAGGTGAAGACATGTATATTATTAAATTAGATTCAGGAGGGAATTTTGTGTGGAACAAAGCAATCGGGGGTTTCGGAGATGATAGAGCTTCCTGTATTGTGCCAACTTTTGACGGAGGCTATGCTGTAGCAGGCAGAACAACTTCTTATGGGGCTGGATTTAACGATGTTTTCATAATGAAGCTTAATGAAAGTGGGTTAGTGATGTGGAGTAAAACAGTCGGTACGAGTACCGGTGATGCAGCCTTTTCCATAATACAGACAAATGATAGTGGATTTGTCTTGGGGGGGCATACTGAACCGAGCCAATCACAACATTATTTATTGAAATTTAATGCCATTGGAACGTTAGAATGGACTAGATATATTGCTTCCAGTTCAGGATTTATAACCAAAGTTCCTGTTATCCAAACTCCGGATGGAGGCTATGCTTTGGCTGGTTTTACGACTATTGGGTCAAGTGGTAATGATATAATAATTTTAAAATTTCTTGAAAACGGAACTCCCCAGTGGTTTAAAAAAATTGGAGGTACAGGCAGCGATATTGGTTGCTCATTAATACCCATTACATCTGGAGGTTTTGCTTTAGCTGGTTATACTTCTTCATATGGATCAGGTGGGAATGATATTTTTATAACAAAACTGGATTATAATTTGAACACTTGTGGAAATATAACTTTCTTATCAATTTCATCTGGTTCATGGGGATCTGTTTCATCACCAACTCCAATAGTTACTATACCAACACTAACAATAACATCCCATACTCCAATAATAGGTTCGGGAGGGACTTTAACATCTATTTGCAATATCGTTAATATTTCTTCTCAGGAAATTAAAGCACCAAATGAATTCACTCTTTTACAAAACTACCCAAATCCATTTAATCCTTCTACAGTTATTAAATTTCAGATTCCAAATAATGAATTTGTATCTTTGAAAATTTATGATATGTTAGGTCATGAAGTAGAAACACTAATTAATGAGCATTTAACTTCAGGAACTTATGAAGTTGAATGGAATGCAGAAGATTATTCGAGCGGAATATATTTTTGTAAGCTTCAAGCAGAAGAATATGTAGAAATTAAAAAAATGATATTGATGAAATGA